aatactatgtgccatttttttaattcattctattTATGCAAATATTACAGTGCATGCTTCCATGTTGAAAATAAGCTCTTTCTAATAGccaatacaaaataataaaatgaaaattctgtaATTGCTCCATTTTCAGACTGGTTTTATAATAGTTTACTTTTTCAAATAGTTTATTCACAAATGATCTCTGTGATGAAACAAGATAAGAATCTGGTCTTCCCAAATACTGTGAAATTTTAATACGGAAGCAGTGTTTAACTATGTCTGCCAGGATATCTTGACCCACATTCATAATATCCCTGCCCTCCATCCAACAATGGGAAAATTACATAAGAAATTCAGgtccacaggggaaaaaaatcacatactcTAAACAATacacttaaataaaataaacaaattcagacTGTCTCAATCTGTAAAGCATTATAAAAACAGTTGGGATAATTGCTAAATTCATTgtgaatgaatatatttattcaataaacaatATTGAGGATTTGGTGTGCTACATACTGGGAATGCAAACTCATGCTTGACTAACAGAATATCATTGAAAGGCATCGTGTTATTTAATGACCTCGTTAAAAGAATTGGCAGCTTTCTACTTTGTTGTCTTAGAGCTCCTTGGGAATGAGAATTAACCCTCTATCTTTTAGACAatccttctctccccctcccctgccctcccctgggTGAGGTCTCAGGCtccctgtctttctcttcctgccCTGCACAGCTGGCCTGCCAGAAGCGGCCCTCTGGACACCTGGTATCTGTGCTGAGTGCATCTGAGGGATCTTTCGTGTCCTCCCTGGTCAGGAGCACTGCGAACAGCAACTCATACGTCTGGATTGGGCTGCACGACCCCACGCAGGTGCGCTGGTATCCTCCCCTGCTACCTCTCAAGTGGCCATGGTCACCCAGGCCCCCTCCCTGTTCCCTGCTCCGGGAAGTACCCCAAGGAGCACTAGAGCTCAGATTCTGAGGGATattggcggggtgggggggaggaaattCTTTGGGACCAGCTGAAGATCTGAGTCCTTTTGAGGTCCCTAGACTACAAAGTTAACCAGCCTCTTGTCAAGTGTTTTACAGAGTTCTCACCTGGGGTCTTGTAACTCAGCTCTGAGCTTCAGGGAGTATGCACATGCCATTCTGGGAGAATCCTAAATGAAAATAGGATCAATTTTTGTCCCCTATAAAACAAACACTGTTTCTTTGAGGTTCAGAGACTGATCATAAATGGGCCAACAATTATTGTTCAGGAAATAACTAACATGTTACTTTGAGTAGTTCCAGATACCTTGTGGTTATTGGCTGGGATTTGCCAATAGGAACAGGTGGTTACAAAGGAGCTTTGTAAAGCAGAAGGCTTTGGGTAGCATCTGGAGGAACAGTAACATTCCAGGATGCTGGAGAGGGAATTAGTTGTTACAGCTTAAGTGGATccagcagagagagctgcagttcCATTCCTCCTACCTGGATGCCTCCTCTATTCCACAGGGAGCTGAGCCAAATGGAGATGGATGGGAATGGAGCAGCTTTGATGTGCTCAACTACTTTGCCTGGGAGAGAAATCCTCCTTCCACCCCAAATCCTGGATACTGTGGGAGCGTGTCCAGAAGCACAGGTAGAATCAGAGGAGCCACCCCTTCCCAGCCTTTTCCACTCTGCATACCCCTTTCCTGGGACTAACCTTTAGAGAATTCTCCTGAGCTAGGTAGTGCAATGGTTTGTCTTGTCCCATCTTCTTTCActccactttattttttgtttccttccccCTCAGCTAAAGATGAGAGCAAGGCTCTGTGTCCTAGGCTAGAACCTGAGATGCCTCTTCTTTGAATTCAGACTCACCTCACCCCTTATGTTTTGGGTCTTTTGTCTCTCTAGGATTTCTAAAGTGGAAAGATTATAACTGTGATATAAAGTTACCGTATGTCTGCAAGTTCAAGGACTAGGCCAACTGGGAAGTTGGGAGCCTGAGATTGGTGCGCACCTCATCAAGGACAGGGGGCCAGTGTAAAGACCCACCTTGGAAGGAAATATTCTTCATGTAACTCTCAAACCTGAGCACCTCAATTCtgattttcccttctcttccctccttatCAACTTCATTCAGACTTTTCTATGTGTTCCATGGCCTGAGTctcagaataataataaaatatttgtttacgCTTACATGTTGCCGTGTTCCATTCTCACAGTAATTCTCTCTGGGGAGGCTAGGAGGTTGGGGTAAGGGACTGGGTCTCACCTTTTCAGTTTCACAAAGgcttaaaggaaaatgaaaacaaaatgttggttttttgaaaaataaaatcaacaaagctttggctagattaactagaaacagaaaagtaaaatctctaataacctcgatcagaaatgataaagcagaaaaaacaacagatgtcacagagataaaagagattatctctgaatactacaagagaCCCTAcacctagaaatttgacaatgtggaggaaatggatcaatacttggaatcacaccctctccctagacttaatcaagaagtaGATCTCCTGAAcataccaatttcaagcactgtgatcaaagaaacaataaaaaatctcccaacaaaaaaaatgcccagatccagatggcttcacaccagagttctatacaaccttcaaagaagagcttatatgCCTACTGCAGAAATTTACATGCAAAATTAaggtttcattataaaaattagaagagaatAGCTGCTGTCAAATCAATTGGCATTGCCTACTACAACTAGAGCAATTCTCAAGTACCTGAGGTACTGATTGCAAGGAATGTTTTGCCTAATTCATAGCCTTTACTTATGAATAGTTTGTGTCCTGAATCATTTTATAAGTTCTCTTCTTCTGGTGAACTCTTATTATCTTTTCTATCTGTAAGCCTGGAACAGTGGTAGGCAGACAGTTTCTACCACTTCTCTACTGGTATCCATCCTGTCCATTTAACTCACCATAACTGAATGTCTTCCAGCTGGTCCAGAGCCCTGTTTCTCCTAAAATAGTTGAGAAAAATATCTCCTCCCCTAATATTTATAAGTTCTCGTTTTCTATCTCTAACAAGTAATGCCCCCAAATTCTTGAGGAATAACGTAAGAACGGTCTATCTAATTCATATGTTAGCTAGCTCTTGAAGCCTACATAGTATAATTTGTGAGAGACACTTTGTTATAGTCACTGTCTGAATTCTCCATAAATTCCTTTCTAAGTCTATACTCCTACTGTGGTGCTGACACCTCAAAGGTGTCTTGACTGAGATAGGACATAGGTTTCTTTTAGGCTGGCTTAATAAAGGTTATTTGGATATAAGACATTGACATGCATTCTGACTCACTTAAGCAAAAGAGATGTTTTTGGAAGGGCACAGGTTATCTCAATGCACTATTACTGAGTCACATGAgggactagaaaaaaaaagtcagaaagtgAGGTTACAtatattctcctttcttttcctctcttattTCACTGGGTCTGGTTCATAGTCTTTCAGTTAATCGTCAGTTTACCTGCCTTTAGGGTACAGACAGAGTGATCAAACTCAGCTAACTCATTACAGTTCTACCAGAATTTTTTCTCCCGggattaaaaatttatattctcaGAGAACAAATTCCTTGTCAGGAAAATATCAGTCTCGTACAGGTAGAGCTGGATGATGTACATCTCAGTCCAATCTGATGGGGCTAGGAATTTGAGTTACCAGGTATTATTATGGGTGCTAATTGGCCTCGTATGTAGGATCTGTGGGTAGGATCCAGTTCTTGGAGAAGGGGAGCAGAAATGTACCACAGAACATGGCTGCTGCAAAGAACAAGATTGTTCTGAGTTAGCCTCTTTTGGTGACCTTGGCTTGTTTTCTGACCTAGATTTCCTTCTTTAGAT
The sequence above is a segment of the Nycticebus coucang isolate mNycCou1 chromosome 4, mNycCou1.pri, whole genome shotgun sequence genome. Coding sequences within it:
- the LOC128584334 gene encoding regenerating islet-derived protein 3-gamma-like, producing the protein MCLNHAKPSFSPLAYGKTILHVPGAKKVGDHCYNTEPALAPSFTPMSSHQPSYLLFFKTVLWVWLGVLPQKSPPRPWPSLIGGKELTLYLLDNPSLPLPCPPLGEVSGSLSFSSCPAQLACQKRPSGHLVSVLSASEGSFVSSLVRSTANSNSYVWIGLHDPTQGAEPNGDGWEWSSFDVLNYFAWERNPPSTPNPGYCGSVSRSTGFLKWKDYNCDIKLPYVCKFKD